The genomic DNA GGTCAGGCCCAATCGCTCGGCCTCGACCCGCGAGATGCGGCTGCCGATCAGGCCATCAAGCATCATTTTTGCCGGAAAGCTGCGGCCTTGTGAAAAACGGCTATAGCTTTCCTTTTGCTGGACAAGCTCGCCGACGGTGATCTTTTCACCTGACACGCTGGCTACCGTTTCGGTGCTGCGGGCGAGATTGGACCCCGTCGTGGTATTCGTCGAACTCCTGTTCCAAAAAACAAGACTAACGACCATAATGACGGCAAAAATGAGAATGAAAAAATTACGCGTTTTTTCGAGACGGTTAAAGAACTTTAGCATCGAGTAATACCTGCAAACCTCTGGGCCTAAAATATAATTGTCTTTATGGACAAACGCCAATATTAGCAAAAAAGGCGCCAAAATCCAATGTAAAACCACGCAGCGCGCCGATAAATAGGCGCGTTTACGGCTCAAATTGCTTGATGTTTCGATACAATTCGCGGATTATTAGTTTGCAGACTAGGCTTGAGATGGAAACCAAAAAGATCAGATCGGTCGCAATCGTCGTCAAACCGAACCACGCCGAGGCAATGGCAACCGCAGTCGAACTCGGCGGCTGGCTCGCAGATCACGGTATCAAACAGATCGGCGACCCGATCTCGGCAAGCGACGCACGTCGCGAACCGACCGTTATCTCCGACGCCGACCTGATCGTCGTCCTCGGCGGCGACGGCACAATGATCTCGGCCGCACGAATGGTCGGAAACGCCGATGCCCGCGTGATGGGCGTCAATTACGGCAGTCTTGGCTATTTGACCGATTTTCGAATCGAAGAGATGTTTAACGCTCTCGAGTCGATCATCGCCGGTGAATATGAAGTCGACCGCCGGGAAATGCTCAATGCCGAACATTGGCGCGATAGCGAACGCATCGCCGATGGCCGCGTACTCAACGACGTTGTCATAAACAAAGCGGCACTGGCGCGGATCATCGAGATCGACGTTAAGCTGAACGGGCTGTTTGTAAACACGTTTCGTGCCGACGGACTGATCATCTCGACGCCGACCGGTTCGACCGCGTACAACCTCTCCGCAGGCGGTCCGATCATTTATCCGTCGATGAATGCAGTAGTGATAACGCCGATCTGCCCGTTCACACTGACAAATCGGCCGATCGTCGTGCCTGACACTGCCGAGATCGAACTGCATCTGCAAGATGCGAACGAAGGCGTGTTTCTCACCTTCGACGGCCAGACAGGCCACCGCATGCAAGCCGACGACCGCGTCGTGATCCGCAAAAGCGAAACCACGTTCAACCTAGTCCAGCCGGCGAATCGAAACTATTTTGATGTATTGCGAGACAAGCTGAAATGGGGACGATAGGATATTTTCACCGCAGAGGCGTGAAGACGCAGAGAACTAAAATTAACAGGATGGACAGGATGAACAAGATACTTTTTTCATTTTGAGTAGCTTGGCGAAATCATCCTGAACATCCTGTGCATCCTGTTTGAAATACCTCCGCGTCCCTGCGGTTAAGCCGCCGTGAACAAGCTGATCTGATCGCTTTCGTCCGACTCGAAGCCTTCCGGCCACCATTGAAATTTCCGCAGGTCGCACTTTCCTTTGTCGCTGAAAACAACGCCCTCAGCCTCGAGCAGTTCCTGCTGAAGATTTAGCGGAATGGTCAGCCGGCCGGTCGAGCATTTGCCCTGCGAATTGATCACGCGCTGCCACGGCACGCCTTCGTCCGCCCCGTGCATCACATAACCGACAGTCCGGGCTGTGTAACCCTCGCCCAAAACTATCGCGATCTGGCCGTACGTCATAACCATCCCGACGGGAATTTGACGAACAATGGCGTAAACCGTTTCGCGATAAGTTTTGTCGTTTACGTTCATTTTTAAGATTCAGCCACGAATGACACAAATAGCACGAACAAAGTCAAAGCATAAAATTTGTGTCATTCGTGTTATTCGTGGCAAAACTTCCTACTCATTTCGCCTTAGGAAAGTTCTCGCAGGCGAGCCGTCGCCGGTTGCTCCGTCGTATTTTAGCGGTGCACAGATAAGTTCGTAATCGCCGGCCGGGACTTCGCGGAGATCTACGCCTTCGAGAATGACTATCTCCTTTTCGAGCAAAGCGATATGCACCGGATGGCCGGGCGAACCGCTCTTTTCGATCGAGAGGTAGTCGATACCAACGAGGACGATCCCGTTATCGGCAAGCCGCTTGGCTGTTGCGGGTGTTATATACGAAAAATCGGTCCGAAATCCGCGTTCCGGCTCAGACCAAAATGCGGAATTCTGCGTTTTGAAAATTATACGTTCGACCCCATCGATATTTCCGACATGTTCGGGCTCGATCGCGGTCACATCTTCGGGTACGGCGATGACTCGGCATGGGCCGACGAGTTTGGCCGGATCGATCTCGTGGATGCGTTTTGCACCGTCGATAAAATGGTTCGGCGCGTCAATGTGCGTCGCCGTGTGAACGCCGATCGAGATCTGCGAAACATTAGCCGAATCGCCGCGTTCGATCGCCTTGAACGACGCAATATCAACACCGGGATCGCCCTTATAGATCGGCGTTCCGGCATCGATCGTGACAGTGATGTCGTATATGCTCACTACTTGATCCCCTCAAAATTACTCTCGACCTTTCTTGGCTTGAAGACCGAGTTTGCACCACTCCTTACCAACTTTCCGCTGCGATTTGCGACAAATTTTTGGCGGTAGAAAACAGGCGCCTTTCCGGTTCGAACTGTTACCTTCCAGGCGGATTCTGTCTCGGTGTCCATGATCTTTTCAGCTTGAAACCAGCCAATAGATCGCGGTTTGCCGTTCGAAAATTCCATAACGTCAACGCCAATGCCGCCTTGGCCCTGATGCATCCCGCCGCCAAACGAGAGCGAAAATTCGTCCAGGCCGTTCGCATTCAAGTCCCGAATGGAATTGATCTGCAGCGTCCAACCGCTCTGATCGCCCCAGATTCCGACCAGCTTATCGTTCTCAAAAATAACGATCGCAACTGTGCCAAGACCATTTCCGGTCTGGCAAACCTGGTAAAACGCCGCCTTTTGAACAGCTCCCTTTTTAGTGAACTTTCCGCTCACTTCGCCCGCTAGTTCCGGGTCGACCGCGCAGCCATCGCTCTGATACTTTGCCTTTAGTTTCGGCAGTACACTTTGCTCAAAAACGGCCTGCTCTGCGTCCGGCAACATCGGCAATTCGTCGAGCAGCTCAATGGTCGGATCGTAGATCACAAGCGTTTTTTGGGCTGATATGGGAATTGCAGAGACAATAAACAACAGGGCAATAAAAATAATAGGTCGCATATTCTGAAAGAATAATCTATTGACCTATCGCACACAAGATTTGCAATCGACGGAGGTTTATACTTAGGCTTGAACTGATATGGAGATCAAACATATAGAAAAAGGCGGCCGAGGTGCATTTCTGATCAAGACGGACGGTAAACGTGTGGCCGAAATGACGTACGTGGCCGCGGGCGAAAGCGGATTTATCATTGACCATACCGAAGTCGATGAAAGCCTTCGCGGGCAAAAGATCGGCGACAAATTGCTCGCCGAGGCCGTCAGTTACGCTCGCGGCAAAGGTCTGAAGATCTTCGCGACCTGTTCGTTCGCTCTCAGGAAACTCAAGGAAAACGCTGATTACGCGGACGTGTTCGGCGGATAATATATGCAGACACCGCGCATATCAGCTTCGAGCTATTCGAACACCGCACCGCTTGTGTGGTCGTTCCTGTACGGCAGGAATCGAGGAAACGTCGAGGTCATAATGGACACCGCACCGGCACGTTCAGCCGAATTACTGGCTCAGGACCGCGTCGATGCGGCTTTGGTTCCGGTGATCGCTTATCAGATGCTCGATGGCGTTCGCCTCATCCCGGACGTCTGCGTCGGAGCCCGGACGCGCGTCCGCAGCGTTTGTCTCGTAACAAAGGGAATGGACCTCGCTGATGTTCGCAGCGTGTCACTCGATGTGTCGTCACGGACATCGGTCGCGTTGACCAAGATCCTCTTTCGCGAGTTTCTGGGCTTTGAACCCGAATGGAAAGATGCTCAGCCGAACATTGGATCGATGCTTGCGGATACTGATGCAGCGTTGTTGATCGGCGATCCGGCGTTAAAAATTGCGGATCGCGGATCGCGGATCGCGGATTCGCGAACCCAAAACCTAAGACCAACGACCGAAATACGAAAGTTTGACCTTGCAGATCTGTGGCATCAACACACCGGTCTCGGATTTGTTTTCGCAATGTGGATGACGCGACGCGATAGCGTCGGTATCGACTTCGCCGCCGCCCGAGACGAAGGCCTGGCCCACATTAACGAGATCGTCGCCAATTACGAATCCGAGATCCATCTCGGCACCGGCGAAATGCAGGATTACCTCTCAAGCAATATCTTGTACTCGATCGATGACAAGATGAAGCTGGGCATGGAGCTGTATTTCAGCCTTGCTGAAAAACACGGTTTGATCGATCGAAATAGCCCGCTGAAGTTTCTCTAATCGAACTTGCTGCAAGAACTGCCGAATCCTTACGTTCAATTGACGTTGTATCAATAAACTATTTGGAGCGTTTAGGTTATGAAAAACTTTCTTGTCATTGCGGTCAATCTCGGCGTCGTGGCATTTGCACTCGCAGCACTCGGTACATTTCTAAATTATTTGTTCGGTTTGAGTATTGGCTTTAAGGGAAATGCTTTGCCAAATGATCCGGTGATCGGAGTTGTGTTTGTGGTGATGGCCGGCGTTTTTGGTGCGGTTGCGTATTTTGTTAATAGAAAGACCGAAAAGATTCAGCCCGAAGAGTCCTGATCAATAAAAGGATTTTTCGCCAATATCTCGGCAATATCAATCTCGAGCCGATCAGCCATCGCCTGATCGGCCTTTTTCATCTGTTCGAGCCAGTGGGCAAATATCATTCGCCGCGAATCAGGCCCCTCGATGCGATTTTTGAACTCAAACTCCACGCCCATCCAAAACGTGAGACTGTAGATCATCCAATACAGTATTTCGCATCGGTCGGCAGTCGATCTTCGTTCAAGATCGAGGCCGCGTTCGGTAACAATGTAGTGATATTCGCCGCCCGTGAATTCGACGTGAGCAACGCCCACATCCTCGCGTTCGGTTAAGATCGTATACTGTCCATCATACGGCCTGACCCGCTGACATAGCTCGTTGTATTCGGCCTGAAGAATTTTCAGTTCCTTGGTCATTCGTTCTCAACTCAGAGCACTGGCCGTTTCAGCTCGTCATACAAGACCTTGTCGATCACCTTGCCATGTTCCTTAATATGTTCAATGACGATCAGAGAATAATGTATCCGCAGGTCAATGTCCTTGGGCTTGCCAATAAAATAGAGGATCGAACGCTGTTTGCCGGCCGTCAGTGAATGAAAAAGCTTGTCGCCTTCAGCATCCTGTTTTAAAACCTCGCGAAACTCCTCGGGCATGGGAAGCCCGTATTTGCTCTCGTCTTTTACGAGCTCAACGCTAACCGTATCGCCCGCAACGATTCCCAATGCGTCACGCTTTTGTTTGTTGACGATAATGTAGAATATTTCGCCCGACGGCAATAACGCACACTGAAAGGCTTCGCCGCCATTGATAGCACAAACAACACGTTTTGATTTCCCTTCGAAACCGAATTTCTTCTCGATCTCTTTCGAGACGATTAGAAAATGCCAGCCCGAATCGATGGGCGATTTCGTAAGGGTCGTTTCAAATTTCACACTTTTCGCCATTGCGACTATTTCACCACAGAGAACACGGAGAAACATAGAGAACATCCGGGAAACCTTCCTTGCCTTCTTCGATTTCTCTGTGACCTCTGTGTCTCTGTAGTGAATTCCGACCGAGCTTTGTTAGAATGAGAATTAAGTGGCAACCATGATCCAACCTATATTAGACAAGGCCCTCAGCGGCGAGCGTTTGACTGCCGATGATGCAACCGCACTACTCGAATCACGTGATTTTGTCCGCATCGGACTTGCCGCGGATGAAATACGCCAACGCAAAAATCCGGGCGATGTCGTCACCTACATCATCGATCGCAATATCAATTACACGAACGTCTGCAACGTCGTCTGCACATTCTGCGCATTCTACCGCCGACCGGGCAAACCTGATACCTACGTGCACTCGATAGACGAAATTTGCGCTCGCATCGACGAGACCATAGCACTCGGCGGAACGGGTGTCCT from Acidobacteriota bacterium includes the following:
- a CDS encoding NAD(+)/NADH kinase gives rise to the protein MRSVAIVVKPNHAEAMATAVELGGWLADHGIKQIGDPISASDARREPTVISDADLIVVLGGDGTMISAARMVGNADARVMGVNYGSLGYLTDFRIEEMFNALESIIAGEYEVDRREMLNAEHWRDSERIADGRVLNDVVINKAALARIIEIDVKLNGLFVNTFRADGLIISTPTGSTAYNLSAGGPIIYPSMNAVVITPICPFTLTNRPIVVPDTAEIELHLQDANEGVFLTFDGQTGHRMQADDRVVIRKSETTFNLVQPANRNYFDVLRDKLKWGR
- a CDS encoding MGMT family protein, coding for MNVNDKTYRETVYAIVRQIPVGMVMTYGQIAIVLGEGYTARTVGYVMHGADEGVPWQRVINSQGKCSTGRLTIPLNLQQELLEAEGVVFSDKGKCDLRKFQWWPEGFESDESDQISLFTAA
- a CDS encoding cyclase family protein — its product is MSIYDITVTIDAGTPIYKGDPGVDIASFKAIERGDSANVSQISIGVHTATHIDAPNHFIDGAKRIHEIDPAKLVGPCRVIAVPEDVTAIEPEHVGNIDGVERIIFKTQNSAFWSEPERGFRTDFSYITPATAKRLADNGIVLVGIDYLSIEKSGSPGHPVHIALLEKEIVILEGVDLREVPAGDYELICAPLKYDGATGDGSPARTFLRRNE
- a CDS encoding N-acetyltransferase; translation: MEIKHIEKGGRGAFLIKTDGKRVAEMTYVAAGESGFIIDHTEVDESLRGQKIGDKLLAEAVSYARGKGLKIFATCSFALRKLKENADYADVFGG
- a CDS encoding menaquinone biosynthesis protein, producing the protein MQTPRISASSYSNTAPLVWSFLYGRNRGNVEVIMDTAPARSAELLAQDRVDAALVPVIAYQMLDGVRLIPDVCVGARTRVRSVCLVTKGMDLADVRSVSLDVSSRTSVALTKILFREFLGFEPEWKDAQPNIGSMLADTDAALLIGDPALKIADRGSRIADSRTQNLRPTTEIRKFDLADLWHQHTGLGFVFAMWMTRRDSVGIDFAAARDEGLAHINEIVANYESEIHLGTGEMQDYLSSNILYSIDDKMKLGMELYFSLAEKHGLIDRNSPLKFL
- a CDS encoding DUF1905 domain-containing protein, which encodes MKFETTLTKSPIDSGWHFLIVSKEIEKKFGFEGKSKRVVCAINGGEAFQCALLPSGEIFYIIVNKQKRDALGIVAGDTVSVELVKDESKYGLPMPEEFREVLKQDAEGDKLFHSLTAGKQRSILYFIGKPKDIDLRIHYSLIVIEHIKEHGKVIDKVLYDELKRPVL